The Lachnospiraceae bacterium genome includes the window CGGTTAATCAAGTCCTCCTTTATACGCTGCTCCAATAGATTCATAATATATTCAGGCGGGTTGCGCATACCCGTTTCCCAATTTTGAATAGTACGAAAAGGGATATTATATCTAGCGGCAAATTCACTTTGGGTATCTCCAAGTCGTATTCTCATTTCGCGAATATTCATAGTTATCACCTCACTCATATTATACACTCAATGGGTGTATTAATCAATAGTTTCCCAAAAGCGTTATTGAGTATTCATTTTTTTAAAATAGCAGGCAATCGCTATGGAGAGGTGTAACAAGTGCTCGTAGTGTAAAAATCACCTTTCTATTATGTAAAATGACTATATAATAGAAAGGTGATTTTATGTCTAGCTGAGATTTTAACAGCTATGCCCTTAATCAAGCGCAAGCGGATGCGCTTTCATATAAGAAAGCAGTTCATCAACCGTTGTAAAGGCAAGGCCCGTGACAGTATCGGCACAGCCGTAATAGATGGCAATGCGGCCGCTGGCTGCGTCCGTCAGAGCAGCACAGGGAAAGGTAACATTCGGCACATCGCCGGTCAGCTCATACAGCTCCTGCGGGCCCAAAATGTAATACGCAGAGCGTTCCTTTACCTTCCAAGGCTCATCAATATCAAGTAGGGCGCATCCCATACGATAAACAAAGCCGTTGCAGGTATTGATTACGCCGTGATAAATCAGCAGCCAGCCCTCATCAGTTTCAATAGGAATAGGACCGGGGCCGATTTTTTTCGATTGCCATGCAGAAGCATCGCCATTCACCGTGCCCATCACATACCGATGCTTGCCCCAGTAGGTCAGATCAGGGCTGACGCTATAAAAGATATCGCCAAAAGGGGTATGGCCCGTATCGCTGGGGCGACTCAGCATAGCGTACTGGCCGTGAATTTTGCGCGGAAAAAGAACGCCGTTCCGATTATAAGGAAGAAACGCATTTTCCAGCTGATGGAAGGTCTTAAAATCCGTTGTATAGCCGATGCCGATGGTCGGGCCATGATAGCCATTGCACCAGGTGATATAATATTTGCCATCCATATAGCAAACGCGCGGATCATAGCGGTATTCACGCCTGGTAATTTCAGGATCCTCCCCTTCAAATACAATTGGCTGCGGCTCAATATTCCAATGGATGCCATCCCGGCTAAAGCCGGGGAAAATGTCCATGCTGACTGCCTTGCTGTCGCAGCGGAAAACGCCGGCAAAGCCATCTCCAAACGGTACAACAGCCGAATTAAAGATACTGTTGGAGCTAGGGATAGCGTCACGCCGGATGATGGGATTCTCTGTATAGCGCCAAACAGGCATGGAATATCCCTCTGGTTTATCCTGCCAGGGAATATTAGGTAAAGCTTGTCCAATGATATGACTCATCATAACCTCCTAGTCGTATTCTAGCGTAGCTAACTGCCTTTATTATACTATAGCGGGAAGGGGAGTACAATGTTTTGATGCAATATCTTTTTTGAAATCGAGAAAGCAGAGGGAAAGATCAAGAAATTATCAACTTCATTCTGTACTTTTTCGACAGGAACTGCTATAATGCCCTCAAAGGAGATGAAAAAGCTATGTGGAAACTAATCGTGTTGCTTCTTTTAGCTGCAGCCGCCGCGTTTGTCGGTGTATCGGAGCATAAAAGAAGGGAAAAAGCAAGGGCGCGGGCCAAGGAGCGCAGAGAAAAAAGACAAGCTTCATTAGCGGCCGCCGCCGAATCCAAAAGGAAAGCTTTTAAAAATGAACAGGACGAGGATGAGCAAGAAGACGCAGAGCTTTCATTCGATCAAACAGAGGAGAAAGCCCCTATAGAACCGGCAGCCGAAGAAAAAGAAATGCCGGCGGAGGAGAGCGAAAGCCTGCAGGAGATGGAGGAAAAGAAACCGGAAGCCGCAGCTCCCGCTAGAAAAAGAACCGGTACTATAGAAGAGTCAGCGCTGGATGTATTGATGAACGCAGACGAGGACGGGGAAAAAGAAGAAAAGCCGGTTAAAAAAATAAAGGTTTTGGCATGGGCCGTCGGTGGTGTGGCCTGTATTGCTGTTTGCGCTTTGGCGCTGGTATTTTTATTTAAATCTGGCAGCAGCAAGCCTATAGTCAGTGCCAATGGGGAAGGCACTACATCAGAAATAAGCGAAGCTGCTTCCGGCATTGTATCGAATAGCTTTGAGGATTCTGATGCAGAAGAAAGTACGCCGCCGGTTCCGGTGTTTACCCATTTAAATGAGGAGCCGCACGCCGTCGAGCAGACGCAGCCAGCGGCATGGGGCATGAACTGGGAGATTTTAAATGGAGCCTCGGAGGCACTGGAATCCTACCAAAGACCAGAGGCAATTTCATTTGCAGATCCCTCTGCTTATTTTGCATTACCGGGCATCCCTACCTTCCGGGGAAACCCATATCGGAATGACGCCAGCTATGGAACAGCGTCATTAACAGAAAAACGGTTTTCTGAAGTCGTATGGTCGCAGGGAACAGGCTCCATCCCGACAAGCGATGGGACCAGCTCCTGGACAGGTAGCGGATGGACAGGGCAGCCGCTGATTGTAGAGTGGGATGCACAGACGCGCCGTAATATGAATTTGTACGAAGATAAAAAGAATCAGGAAAGCCTGACCGAAGTCATCTATGCTACGCTGGATGGTACGATTTATTTCATGGATCTGCAGGACGGCAGCTATACACGGGATCCTCTTTATATTGGCATGACCTTTAAAGGGGCAGGGGCGCTGGATCCGAGAGGGTATCCGCTCATGTATGTAGGTTCCGGAGACTATACGGTAGAGGGTACGGCGCCGAAGATGTTTATTATCAGTTTAATTGACGGCAGTATTTTATATACCTATGGCGATTATGATCCGGCAGCGCTGCGTTCGTGGTGTGCCTTTGATTCCTCGCCGTTGGTGGATGCTCAGACCGATACGCTGATCTGGCCGGGTGAAAACGGCATTTTATACACGATTAAGCTTAATTCTGTTTATGATGCGGAGGCCGGGACTATGACGATTGCCCCGGAGCAGACGGTAAGGACGCGGTATACATCGGGGCGTTCCGGTTCCGGTTCGTATTGGCTGGGATATGAATGCAGCGTGAGCGTGATCGATC containing:
- a CDS encoding PQQ-binding-like beta-propeller repeat protein, encoding MWKLIVLLLLAAAAAFVGVSEHKRREKARARAKERREKRQASLAAAAESKRKAFKNEQDEDEQEDAELSFDQTEEKAPIEPAAEEKEMPAEESESLQEMEEKKPEAAAPARKRTGTIEESALDVLMNADEDGEKEEKPVKKIKVLAWAVGGVACIAVCALALVFLFKSGSSKPIVSANGEGTTSEISEAASGIVSNSFEDSDAEESTPPVPVFTHLNEEPHAVEQTQPAAWGMNWEILNGASEALESYQRPEAISFADPSAYFALPGIPTFRGNPYRNDASYGTASLTEKRFSEVVWSQGTGSIPTSDGTSSWTGSGWTGQPLIVEWDAQTRRNMNLYEDKKNQESLTEVIYATLDGTIYFMDLQDGSYTRDPLYIGMTFKGAGALDPRGYPLMYVGSGDYTVEGTAPKMFIISLIDGSILYTYGDYDPAALRSWCAFDSSPLVDAQTDTLIWPGENGILYTIKLNSVYDAEAGTMTIAPEQTVRTRYTSGRSGSGSYWLGYECSVSVIDHYAYLSENGGMFYCIDLNTMQLIWAQDTKDDSNSTPVAELDAATGRGYIYTAPSLHWTASDGYGSISIYKLDAVTGEVIWKNDYNCATVDGVSGGVQATPVLGRKGSDIENLIIYPIARTPDVWSGVLVALDKNTGNEAWRLNMDYYAWSSPVAVYNEEGKGCLVLFDSEGNGFLLEGTTGRILDQINVGSLVEASPAVYGNRLIVGTRGQRICAVDLK
- a CDS encoding glycosidase, whose product is MSHIIGQALPNIPWQDKPEGYSMPVWRYTENPIIRRDAIPSSNSIFNSAVVPFGDGFAGVFRCDSKAVSMDIFPGFSRDGIHWNIEPQPIVFEGEDPEITRREYRYDPRVCYMDGKYYITWCNGYHGPTIGIGYTTDFKTFHQLENAFLPYNRNGVLFPRKIHGQYAMLSRPSDTGHTPFGDIFYSVSPDLTYWGKHRYVMGTVNGDASAWQSKKIGPGPIPIETDEGWLLIYHGVINTCNGFVYRMGCALLDIDEPWKVKERSAYYILGPQELYELTGDVPNVTFPCAALTDAASGRIAIYYGCADTVTGLAFTTVDELLSYMKAHPLALD